Proteins from a genomic interval of Desulfurobacterium sp. TC5-1:
- the fabZ gene encoding 3-hydroxyacyl-ACP dehydratase FabZ, whose amino-acid sequence MSQELDIFQIAEILPHRYPFLLVDKIIEFEPKKKIVGIKNVTINEPFFVGHFPGHPIMPGVLIIEAMAQVGGILMLKSFEMKAGEVVIYFMGVDKARFRRPVRPGDQLRLVLEPIILKPSVSKMKGIAYVDDRVAAEAEIMASVVKK is encoded by the coding sequence TTGAGTCAAGAACTTGATATTTTTCAGATTGCGGAAATACTTCCTCACAGATATCCTTTTTTACTTGTGGATAAAATTATTGAGTTTGAGCCGAAGAAGAAAATTGTCGGTATAAAAAACGTTACCATTAACGAGCCATTTTTTGTGGGTCACTTTCCGGGGCATCCAATAATGCCGGGTGTTCTTATTATCGAGGCAATGGCTCAGGTTGGTGGTATTCTCATGCTTAAATCGTTTGAAATGAAAGCAGGTGAAGTTGTTATCTACTTTATGGGTGTGGATAAGGCGAGATTCCGGAGGCCGGTTAGACCTGGAGACCAGTTGAGGCTTGTTCTTGAACCTATAATATTGAAGCCGAGCGTTTCAAAGATGAAAGGAATTGCTTATGTTGATGACAGGGTTGCGGCAGAAGCTGAAATTATGGCATCGGTGGTGAAAAAATGA